The proteins below come from a single Mesobacillus jeotgali genomic window:
- a CDS encoding HNH endonuclease, whose amino-acid sequence MNLTREYLYQKYIHDKMSLKEIAEETGLPSTTIKSRLRRLGIRKKPIKLGNEIYDNRDWLYEEYIVKRKGYTVLANELGVSYSTILDRILFFGWELRGHNEIDKGAPRRGTKHTPVSLEKIKATRIKKRVYFECFQCGKTTERVRSGYSRSGKRFCTYTCYKNYLKENRVETIDITDSALYKEWRKKVYTRDNFRCKMPGCNSNSRDIAAHHIYPKKLFPEKQFLLNNGITLCRNCHEKTYGKESNFIDALVRVVQKMNG is encoded by the coding sequence ATGAATCTGACCAGAGAATATCTTTATCAAAAGTATATTCATGACAAAATGAGCTTAAAAGAGATAGCTGAAGAAACAGGGCTGCCAAGTACGACAATCAAATCAAGGCTTAGAAGGTTGGGTATTAGGAAAAAACCAATCAAACTAGGCAATGAGATATACGATAATCGTGATTGGCTTTATGAAGAATACATTGTTAAAAGAAAGGGATATACTGTACTTGCTAATGAATTAGGGGTAAGTTATTCAACAATTTTAGATCGGATTCTTTTCTTTGGATGGGAGCTTAGGGGCCATAATGAAATTGATAAAGGTGCTCCAAGGAGAGGAACAAAACATACTCCAGTTTCCCTAGAGAAAATAAAGGCGACTAGGATAAAGAAACGTGTATACTTTGAATGCTTTCAATGTGGAAAAACTACTGAAAGGGTGCGCTCAGGATATTCTCGTTCAGGTAAAAGGTTTTGTACTTATACCTGTTATAAGAATTACCTTAAAGAAAATAGAGTGGAAACAATTGATATAACTGATTCTGCACTCTATAAGGAATGGCGTAAAAAAGTATATACTCGTGATAACTTTAGGTGTAAGATGCCTGGTTGCAACTCAAACTCTAGAGATATTGCTGCTCACCATATTTATCCCAAAAAGCTTTTCCCTGAAAAGCAATTTCTTTTAAACAATGGAATTACACTCTGTAGAAACTGTCATGAAAAAACTTATGGTAAAGAAAGTAACTTTATAGATGCACTAGTCCGCGTCGTTCAGAAAATGAACGGCTAG
- a CDS encoding HNH endonuclease produces the protein MIKQCLNCGNDIIVKPSHFDRKKYCSRSCKTQYQLKNPPAFWKEFSRKKRVCCSNCGKELLRKPSEIHKRTFCDRECKTTFQLKNGHKINQHLKKQVTLTCPICEKTFTVPKNREISAKYCSKSCLGKANGIRGKKDYRRRVKTNCANCGQGIEKKPSEITTFNFCSVNCMGQFYAESKMFAGENSGTWMGGEINYYGPNWLSQRRKARKRDHYTCQDCGITEEQYGQELSVHHIRLFRDFNGD, from the coding sequence ATGATAAAGCAGTGTTTAAATTGCGGAAACGACATTATTGTTAAGCCTAGTCATTTTGACCGAAAAAAATATTGTTCTCGTTCATGTAAAACCCAATACCAACTTAAAAACCCACCTGCGTTTTGGAAAGAATTCTCACGTAAAAAAAGGGTTTGCTGCTCTAACTGTGGGAAGGAGCTACTCAGAAAACCAAGTGAAATACACAAAAGGACTTTTTGTGATCGTGAGTGCAAAACAACTTTCCAATTAAAAAATGGACATAAGATTAACCAACATTTAAAAAAACAGGTGACTCTTACCTGCCCAATCTGTGAAAAAACATTTACTGTACCCAAGAATAGAGAAATATCAGCTAAATATTGTTCCAAAAGCTGTTTAGGTAAAGCGAATGGAATTAGAGGTAAGAAAGATTATCGACGAAGGGTTAAAACAAATTGTGCTAATTGTGGACAAGGAATTGAGAAAAAACCTTCGGAAATAACTACTTTTAATTTTTGTTCGGTAAATTGTATGGGGCAGTTTTATGCAGAGAGTAAGATGTTCGCAGGTGAAAATAGTGGAACTTGGATGGGTGGAGAAATAAACTATTATGGTCCGAACTGGTTAAGTCAACGAAGAAAAGCTAGAAAACGAGATCATTATACCTGTCAAGATTGTGGTATTACAGAGGAACAATACGGTCAAG